The nucleotide sequence TCCTGGTGGAACGCGCGTTCGCTCATGGTCGATACCTCCGTGTCGTGGCCGGTCGTGAGCGCGTGGCTCGCGGACGCGGCGTCGGTGAATCCTGGGATGTCATGGTTCGCTTGTGTGTCATGGCTGGCGTCGAGTCGCTGGTAGCTGCAGCGCCGTCCGATCGTCGTGGAAATGGGGTACTGTCGGGGCTATGCCGCCCCTACAATACCGACAAGAAGCAGGTCGGCCGCGTCGCTGTCGCCGGATCGAACGCCGGATGTGGACAGCGGACGCATCAGTATCGGAACATCGCCGTCGTTCATTATAAACGTTCCGTGAGACGATTTCCCGAACGCCCGAGCGACCGCCGTACAGCGGCCGCTGATCGATCCGGGCGAGCGACGTGGACGACATGGTCAGGCGCGGACCTCCTCGCGCGCCCGGTCGACGTCCACGTCGCGGGCGAACCGTTCGAGGACGTCCATCGTGATCCGGTTTTGCTCCGCGCCGTACTCCTTGACGCGGCGGGTCACCGTCCGGACCTCTTGCTCGGTCGGCTCGAAGCCGGCCTCGACGAGGCGCTCCCGGACCGAGTGTTGGCCGGTGTGTTTCCCGAGGACGAGTTCGCGCTCGGCACCGACCATCTCGGGAGTCATCACGCCGGGCTCGAACGTATCGCTGTTTTCGATGACGCCCGCGGCGTGGATGCCCGACTCGTGCGAGAAGGCGTTGTCGCCAACGACGGGCTTGTTGCCCGGCGTGTCGACGCCGCTTTTCTCCTCGATCAGCCGGGAGAGCTCCGTGATCCGGGTCGTGTCGATGCCCGTATCCACGTCATACAAGCTCTCTAACGCCATGACGACTTCTTCGTAGGCGGCGTTGCCGGCCCGCTCGCCGATGCCGTTGACGCTGACCTGGGCCTGTGCGCCGCCGGCCTCGAAGCCCGAGAGGGCGTTGGCCGTCGCCAGCCCGAAGTCGTCGTGTGTGTGCACGTCGACGCGTGCGTCCGTGTGGGCGACGACTGTGCCAACCATCTCCTGGAATCGACCGGGCGTCGCGACCCCGGTCGTGTCGGGGATGTTGATCCAGTCGGTGCCCGCCTCGGTGACGGCCTCGACGACGTCGATCAGGAAGTCCTCGTCGGTGCGAGTGGCGTCCATCGGCGAGAACATACACTCGACGCCGGCGTCTTTGACGCGCTCGACGGACTCGACGGCCCGTTCGACGGCGTCCTCGCGGGTCGCATGCATCGAATCCTGGAGCTGGATGTCGCTTGTCGAGACGAACACGTGGATCAACTCGACGCCCGAGTCGATGGCCGCCTCGACGTCCTTCTCGACGACGCGGGCGAGCCCGCAGGTGGTCGTCGTGG is from Halorhabdus sp. BNX81 and encodes:
- a CDS encoding 2-isopropylmalate synthase, producing MRTRLRRDPRRIEFFQGTLDSTSEITDARIFDTTLRDGEQTPRTSFSYEDKREIAAVLDEMGTHVIEAGFPVNSDAEFEAVRDIAESTTTTTCGLARVVEKDVEAAIDSGVELIHVFVSTSDIQLQDSMHATREDAVERAVESVERVKDAGVECMFSPMDATRTDEDFLIDVVEAVTEAGTDWINIPDTTGVATPGRFQEMVGTVVAHTDARVDVHTHDDFGLATANALSGFEAGGAQAQVSVNGIGERAGNAAYEEVVMALESLYDVDTGIDTTRITELSRLIEEKSGVDTPGNKPVVGDNAFSHESGIHAAGVIENSDTFEPGVMTPEMVGAERELVLGKHTGQHSVRERLVEAGFEPTEQEVRTVTRRVKEYGAEQNRITMDVLERFARDVDVDRAREEVRA